Proteins found in one Quercus robur chromosome 2, dhQueRobu3.1, whole genome shotgun sequence genomic segment:
- the LOC126713232 gene encoding probable trehalase isoform X2 codes for MSVSESLSPCSSDIEPVIPTTPLVSFFERLQETALNTFGETNFDPKLYVDLSLKFDLPTTEDAFVKLPKSANGSLSAEDLKGFIEKYFESAGNDMVYCEPVDFVPEPEGFLPKVKNPEVRAWALEVHALWKSLSRKVSDQVQKRPELHSMLPLPEPVMIPGSRFREIYYWDSYWVIRGLLASKMYETAKGIVTNLIYFIEEYGYVLNGGRAYYTNRSQPPLLSAMIYEIYNKTGDMQLVKKSLPALLKEYCFWNSDIHKVIIQDSQSCNHTLNRYYAMWNKPRPEATTKDKKFASKISNVSEKQQFYHELASTAESGWDFSSRWMRNPSDFTTLATTTILPVDLNTFILKMELDIAFLAKVTGDNSTATSFIEASQSRLNAIKSVFWNEEVGQWLDYWLNDSTCKGCQTWEACNQKQSVFASNFIPLWVESFYSDTSLVEKVMKSFQDSGLLCAYGIATSLTNSGEQWDFPNGWAPLQHMIVEGLARSGSKEARSVAEDIAMRWIRTNYVAYKKTGKMHEKYNVEKCGEFGGGGKYVPQTGFGWSNGVVLAFLEEFGWPQDQMIDC; via the exons ATGTCTGTCTCAGAATCTTTGTCACCTTGCAGTTCTGACATAGAACCTGTGATCCCCACAACCCCTTTGGTCAGCTTCTTTGAACGTCTCCAAGAAACCGCTCTCAACACCTTTGGAGAAACAAACTTTGACCCAAAACTTTACGTTGATCTGTCACTGAAATTCGATTTGCCAACCACTGAGGACGCTTTTGTCAAGCTTCCAAAGTCCGCAAATGGGTCTTTATCAGCTGAGGATTTGAAAGGGTTTATAGAGAAGTACTTTGAGAGTGCAGGGAATGACATGGTGTACTGTGAGCCAGTGGATTTTGTCCCAGAACCTGAGGGGTTCTTACCAAAGGTGAAGAACCCAGAAGTGAGGGCCTGGGCTTTGGAGGTGCATGCTTTATGGAAGAGTTTGAGTAGGAAAGTCTCTGATCAAGTGCAGAAGCGACCAGAGTTGCATAGTATGCTTCCTCTGCCTGAGCCAGTCATGATTCCTGGGTCAAGGTTTAGAGAGATCTATTACTGGGATTCTTACTGGGTTATTcg GGGCTTGCTAGCAAGTAAGATGTATGAGACTGCAAAAGGAATTGTGACTAATCTTATTTACTTCATAGAAGAGTATGGATATGTTCTTAATGGTGGAAGGGCTTATTACACTAATAGAAG CCAGCCTCCCCTCCTGAGTGCTATGATTTATGAGATATACAATAAGACTGGTGATATGCAACTGGTTAAAAAATCTCTCCCTGCACTGCTCAAAGAGTATTGCTTTTGGAATTCAG ATATACATAAGGTGATCATTCAAGATTCTCAATCTTGCAACCATACTTTAAATCGGTATTATGCAATGTGGAACAAACCCAGGCCTGAAGCTACAACCAAA GACAAGAAATTTGCTTCCAAGATCTCAAATGTTTCTGAAAAACAGCAGTTTTACCATGAACTGGCTTCGACTGCTGAATCTGGCTGGGACTTCAGCTCAAGGTGGATGAG GAATCCCTCGGATTTTACCACGTTGGCTACAACAACAATTTTACCTGTTGATTTAAATACTTTTATACTTAAG ATGGAGCTAGACATTGCGTTCTTAGCAAAAGTTACTGGAGATAATAGCACTGCTACGAGCTTCATCGAAGCTTCTCAGTCCAGACTGAACGCAATCAAATCTGTTTTCTGGAATGAGGAGGTGGGACAATGGCTTGATTACTGGCTCAATGATAGCACATGCAAG GGATGTCAAACATGGGAAGCTTGTAACCAGAAGCAGAGTGTATTCGCTTCAAACTTCATTCCTTTGTGGGTTGAGTCGTTCTACTCAG ATACTTCTCTGGTGGAGAAAGTCATGAAAAGCTTCCAAGATTCAGGCCTGCTTTGTGCTTATGGAATTGCAACTTCTTTGACGAATTCAGGAGAACAATG GGACTTTCCAAATGGTTGGGCTCCACTTCAACACATGATAGTTGAAGGCCTAGCAAGATCTGGATCAAAAGAAGCAAGATCAGTAGCTGAAGACATTGCTATGAGGTGGATCAGAACCAACTATGTTGCCTACAAGAAAACAGgcaaaatgcatgaaaaatataatgtgGAAAAGTGTGGAGAATTTGGAGGTGGTGGTAAATATGTACCCCAG ACTGGTTTTGGCTGGTCAAATGGAGTTGTTTTGGCTTTTCTAGAGGAGTTTGGATGGCCTCAGGACCAGATGATAGATTGCTAA
- the LOC126713232 gene encoding probable trehalase isoform X3: MSVSESLSPCSSDIEPVIPTTPLVSFFERLQETALNTFGETNFDPKLYVDLSLKFDLPTTEDAFVKLPKSANGSLSAEDLKGFIEKYFESAGNDMVYCEPVDFVPEPEGFLPKVKNPEVRAWALEVHALWKSLSRKVSDQVQKRPELHSMLPLPEPVMIPGSRFREIYYWDSYWVIRGLLASKMYETAKGIVTNLIYFIEEYGYVLNGGRAYYTNRSQPPLLSAMIYEIYNKTGDMQLVKKSLPALLKEYCFWNSDIHKVIIQDSQSCNHTLNRYYAMWNKPRPEATTKDKKFASKISNVSEKQQFYHELASTAESGWDFSSRWMRNPSDFTTLATTTILPVDLNTFILKMELDIAFLAKVTGDNSTATSFIEASQSRLNAIKSVFWNEEVGQWLDYWLNDSTCKGCQTWEACNQKQSVFASNFIPLWVESFYSDTSLVEKVMKSFQGSGLLCPYGIATSLMNSGEQWDFPNGWAPLQHMIVEGLARSGSKEARSVAEDIAMRWIRTNYVAYKKTGKMHEKYNVEKCGEFGGGGKYAPQTGFGWSNGVVLAFLEEFGWPQDQMIDF, encoded by the exons ATGTCTGTCTCAGAATCTTTGTCACCTTGCAGTTCTGACATAGAACCTGTGATCCCCACAACCCCTTTGGTCAGCTTCTTTGAACGTCTCCAAGAAACCGCTCTCAACACCTTTGGAGAAACAAACTTTGACCCAAAACTTTACGTTGATCTGTCACTGAAATTCGATTTGCCAACCACTGAGGACGCTTTTGTCAAGCTTCCAAAGTCCGCAAATGGGTCTTTATCAGCTGAGGATTTGAAAGGGTTTATAGAGAAGTACTTTGAGAGTGCAGGGAATGACATGGTGTACTGTGAGCCAGTGGATTTTGTCCCAGAACCTGAGGGGTTCTTACCAAAGGTGAAGAACCCAGAAGTGAGGGCCTGGGCTTTGGAGGTGCATGCTTTATGGAAGAGTTTGAGTAGGAAAGTCTCTGATCAAGTGCAGAAGCGACCAGAGTTGCATAGTATGCTTCCTCTGCCTGAGCCAGTCATGATTCCTGGGTCAAGGTTTAGAGAGATCTATTACTGGGATTCTTACTGGGTTATTcg GGGCTTGCTAGCAAGTAAGATGTATGAGACCGCAAAAGGAATTGTGACTAATCTTATTTACTTCATAGAAGAGTATGGATATGTTCTTAATGGTGGAAGGGCTTATTACACTAATAGAAG CCAGCCTCCCCTCCTGAGTGCTATGATTTATGAGATATACAATAAGACTGGTGATATGCAACTGGTTAAAAAATCTCTCCCTGCACTGCTCAAAGAGTATTGCTTTTGGAATTCAG ATATACATAAGGTGATCATTCAAGATTCTCAATCTTGCAACCATACTTTAAACCGGTATTATGCAATGTGGAACAAACCCAGGCCTGAAGCTACAACCAAA GACAAGAAATTTGCTTCCAAGATCTCAAATGTTTCTGAAAAACAGCAGTTTTACCATGAACTGGCTTCGACTGCTGAATCTGGCTGGGACTTCAGCTCAAGGTGGATGAG GAATCCCTCGGATTTTACCACATTGGCTACAACAACAATTTTACCTGTTGATTTAAATACTTTTATACTTAAG ATGGAGCTAGACATTGCGTTCTTAGCAAAAGTTACTGGAGATAATAGCACTGCTACGAGCTTCATCGAAGCTTCTCAGTCCAGACTGAACGCAATCAAATCTGTTTTCTGGAATGAGGAGGTGGGACAATGGCTTGATTACTGGCTCAATGATAGCACATGCAAG GGATGTCAAACATGGGAAGCTTGTAACCAGAAGCAGAGTGTATTCGCTTCAAACTTCATTCCTTTGTGGGTTGAGTCGTTCTACTCAG ATACTTCTCTGGTGGAGAAAGTCATGAAAAGCTTCCAAGGTTCAGGCCTGCTTTGTCCTTATGGAATTGCAACTTCTTTGATGAATTCAGGAGAACAATG GGACTTTCCAAATGGTTGGGCTCCACTTCAACACATGATAGTTGAAGGCCTAGCAAGATCTGGATCAAAAGAAGCAAGATCAGTAGCTGAAGACATTGCTATGAGGTGGATCAGAACCAACTATGTTGCCTACAAGAAAACAGgcaaaatgcatgaaaaatataatgtgGAAAAGTGTGGAGAATTTGGAGGTGGTGGTAAATATGCACCCCAG ACTGGTTTTGGCTGGTCAAATGGAGTTGTTTTGGCTTTTCTAGAGGAGTTTGGATGGCCTCAGGACCAGATGATAGATTTCTAA